In Clostridium sp. DL-VIII, the following proteins share a genomic window:
- the thiW gene encoding energy coupling factor transporter S component ThiW has protein sequence MKERSKAQKIALSGVLIGISVIFGTFSVPIGAAKISPVQHFVNVVGAITLGPVYALANAFITSLIRNIMGTGSLLAFPGSMVGAFLAGILYKKFRKPSIAVLGEIIGTGILGALLAYPVTEIILGKNVAVFVYVIPFISSCTVGAIIAYFFVNIPVIKKMLIENESPIDEKHSTNQI, from the coding sequence ATGAAGGAAAGAAGTAAAGCGCAGAAAATTGCATTAAGTGGGGTGTTAATTGGGATTTCTGTGATATTTGGAACATTTTCTGTACCAATTGGAGCGGCCAAGATATCTCCGGTGCAGCACTTTGTAAATGTAGTTGGTGCAATAACCCTTGGCCCAGTGTATGCTCTTGCAAATGCATTTATTACATCACTTATAAGAAATATTATGGGAACAGGAAGTTTATTGGCGTTTCCAGGAAGCATGGTGGGTGCGTTTCTTGCAGGTATTCTTTATAAGAAATTTAGAAAACCAAGTATAGCTGTACTTGGAGAAATAATTGGTACAGGAATATTAGGAGCATTATTAGCTTATCCAGTGACAGAAATTATTTTGGGTAAGAATGTTGCAGTATTTGTCTATGTAATACCATTTATATCAAGCTGCACAGTTGGAGCAATAATAGCATATTTCTTTGTAAATATTCCTGTTATAAAGAAAATGTTAATAGAGAATGAGTCACCAATAGATGAAAAACATAGTACTAATCAAATTTAA
- a CDS encoding HAMP domain-containing sensor histidine kinase: MKNLKSKFKIKSLKWQLLFRFFVILIILLIAMGIFQYIDMEHYFYETKRQVLQQRFHSLDFIDVVSKEDVDTMDEKDAMQLLNNLASKNMRTALINKNGEVLFNNAEGLILKDDNDGDDDSKDIKEKKKPEVQVPVLSKDQYIDICNQSGNLEHVYKIVEDKNNNCQMVAWIKVGNISSPSGLIQISTPIDDINEILARQFYTHAGLSILILIIGTILGTTIFNKTLKPLYDITDTVEGIGITDLNKRLKEGNGQLEIDRLAKSFNIMFARIEESFDKEQEIKEKMRHFVSDASHELRTPLTSIHGFVEVLLRGAARSKEQLDLALNSILIESERLTKLVNDLLILTRLDGKPVVETKKEDINELVQEVEPQLKILCKNRSLQLKLKDNIQAIINKDQMKQVIFNLTQNAVLHTDNDNGIITIATDFESINGENFAVIKVTDNGTGISEKDITKIYDRFFRSESHRSREQGGYGLGLSIVKAIVDSNRGKIEVKSKINVGTTFTVYMRIKD, from the coding sequence ATGAAAAACTTAAAAAGTAAATTTAAAATAAAGAGTCTCAAATGGCAGTTGTTGTTTCGTTTTTTCGTAATATTAATAATTCTATTGATTGCAATGGGAATTTTTCAATACATAGATATGGAGCATTACTTTTATGAAACTAAAAGACAAGTATTACAGCAAAGGTTTCATAGTCTGGATTTTATTGATGTGGTATCTAAAGAAGATGTTGATACTATGGATGAAAAAGATGCCATGCAACTTTTAAACAATTTAGCAAGTAAAAATATGAGAACTGCATTAATTAATAAAAATGGGGAAGTGTTATTTAATAATGCAGAGGGATTAATACTAAAAGATGATAATGATGGGGATGATGATTCTAAGGATATAAAAGAAAAGAAAAAACCAGAGGTACAAGTTCCAGTATTATCAAAAGATCAATATATAGATATCTGTAATCAGTCAGGGAATTTAGAACATGTATATAAAATTGTAGAAGACAAAAATAATAATTGTCAAATGGTTGCATGGATAAAAGTTGGAAACATATCTTCTCCATCTGGATTGATACAAATAAGCACACCTATAGATGATATTAATGAAATTTTGGCTAGACAGTTTTATACCCATGCAGGTCTTTCAATTTTGATTCTTATAATAGGTACAATACTTGGAACCACAATTTTTAATAAAACATTAAAGCCCTTATATGACATAACAGATACAGTTGAAGGAATAGGAATAACTGATTTGAATAAGAGGCTTAAAGAAGGAAATGGACAATTAGAAATAGATAGGCTGGCTAAATCCTTTAACATTATGTTTGCGAGAATAGAAGAATCTTTTGATAAGGAACAGGAAATTAAAGAAAAAATGAGACACTTTGTATCAGACGCTTCACATGAATTAAGAACACCATTAACTTCAATTCATGGATTTGTTGAGGTTTTATTAAGAGGGGCAGCTAGAAGTAAGGAACAGTTAGATTTAGCTTTAAATAGCATATTGATAGAAAGTGAGAGGCTCACAAAACTTGTAAATGATCTTTTGATTTTAACTAGATTAGATGGGAAGCCAGTTGTAGAAACTAAAAAAGAAGATATTAACGAATTAGTGCAGGAAGTTGAACCTCAGCTTAAAATACTTTGTAAGAATAGGTCATTGCAGCTTAAACTTAAGGATAATATACAGGCAATTATAAACAAGGATCAAATGAAGCAGGTTATATTTAATTTAACTCAAAATGCTGTACTTCATACAGATAATGATAATGGAATTATAACCATAGCGACAGATTTCGAAAGTATAAATGGTGAAAACTTTGCAGTCATAAAAGTAACAGATAATGGAACTGGAATATCTGAAAAAGATATTACTAAGATATATGACAGATTCTTTAGAAGTGAAAGTCATAGATCAAGAGAGCAGGGAGGATATGGCTTAGGACTTTCAATAGTTAAAGCCATAGTAGATAGTAATAGAGGAAAAATTGAAGTTAAAAGTAAGATAAATGTTGGTACAACATTTACGGTATACATGAGAATAAAAGATTAA
- a CDS encoding response regulator transcription factor: MNSLTRGQITILVVDDEKSIVDFIKMGLEAEGYDVYSAFDGNEAIELAQKINPHIVILDIMLPGMNGYEVCSRIKKYIRASIIMLTARDDVDDKVRGLDIGADDYMAKPFSFKELLARINARIRNSFPELNNIQQLGNFVIDDRAHEITYNGKVLDLPPTQYNLLRFLVVNNGMALSKSLILEKVWGYDFNGEENIVEVYIRYLRDKIDDKEHSIIRTVRGVGYKVVI; this comes from the coding sequence ATGAATTCATTAACAAGAGGACAAATTACTATTTTAGTAGTGGATGACGAAAAAAGTATAGTTGATTTTATTAAAATGGGTTTAGAAGCAGAGGGGTATGATGTATACTCTGCATTTGATGGAAATGAAGCGATTGAATTAGCTCAAAAAATTAATCCACATATAGTTATATTAGATATTATGCTGCCAGGAATGAATGGATATGAAGTGTGTTCCAGAATTAAAAAATATATTAGAGCATCAATAATTATGCTTACAGCAAGGGATGATGTTGATGATAAAGTTAGAGGTTTAGATATTGGAGCGGATGATTACATGGCAAAACCGTTTAGTTTTAAAGAACTCTTAGCGCGAATTAATGCAAGAATAAGGAATAGTTTTCCAGAATTAAATAATATTCAGCAGCTAGGTAATTTTGTGATAGATGATAGAGCACATGAAATTACATATAATGGTAAAGTATTAGATTTACCACCAACTCAATATAATTTATTAAGATTTTTAGTTGTAAATAATGGAATGGCATTAAGTAAATCTTTAATTCTTGAGAAAGTTTGGGGATATGATTTTAATGGTGAAGAAAATATTGTTGAGGTTTATATAAGATACTTACGAGATAAAATTGATGATAAGGAACATAGTATTATTAGAACTGTTCGTGGTGTTGGTTATAAAGTGGTGATATAA
- the thiD gene encoding bifunctional hydroxymethylpyrimidine kinase/phosphomethylpyrimidine kinase: MFRALTIAGSDTCGGAGIQADLKSFSANGVYGMSVITAVTAQNTMGVFGIQDINPEMIESQIDVIFDDIRVDAIKIGMVSKIESIKAIAKALKKVEKLPVIVLDPVMISKSGFNLLSKDAKDTLVKELFPLATLITPNLPEAEEILGIEISNLEEMKEAALKLKELGPKAVLVKGGHLEEDATDLLFDGKNFMFLPQERINTKHTHGTGCTLSSAIAANLAKNMSIDEAVKEGKRYITVAIEHGFELGKGVGPTNHFYELYKKANI; encoded by the coding sequence ATGTTTAGAGCATTAACTATTGCAGGATCAGATACTTGTGGAGGAGCGGGAATTCAAGCGGATTTAAAATCTTTTTCTGCAAATGGAGTTTATGGAATGAGCGTTATCACGGCTGTAACAGCTCAAAATACCATGGGGGTTTTTGGAATTCAAGATATAAATCCAGAAATGATAGAATCACAAATAGATGTTATTTTTGATGATATTAGGGTTGATGCAATAAAAATAGGTATGGTTTCTAAAATTGAATCAATAAAAGCTATAGCTAAAGCTTTAAAAAAGGTTGAAAAACTACCAGTAATAGTTTTAGATCCTGTTATGATTTCAAAAAGCGGTTTTAATTTATTATCAAAAGATGCTAAGGATACCTTAGTTAAGGAATTATTTCCTTTAGCAACACTAATTACTCCTAATCTACCTGAAGCTGAAGAAATTTTAGGTATAGAAATAAGCAATTTAGAAGAAATGAAGGAAGCAGCTTTAAAACTTAAGGAACTTGGACCAAAGGCTGTTTTAGTTAAAGGCGGACATTTAGAAGAGGATGCAACAGACTTACTATTTGATGGAAAGAACTTTATGTTTTTACCGCAAGAAAGAATAAATACAAAGCATACTCATGGAACTGGCTGCACTTTATCATCTGCTATTGCAGCAAATTTAGCAAAGAATATGAGTATTGATGAAGCTGTTAAAGAAGGAAAGAGATATATAACAGTTGCAATTGAGCATGGTTTTGAGCTTGGTAAAGGTGTAGGACCTACTAATCATTTTTATGAACTCTACAAAAAAGCAAATATTTAA
- a CDS encoding FAD:protein FMN transferase has protein sequence MRESARSGYVLGTLINLRAYGNAPEAAIDEAFEKLNDIDDKMSAFKENSEISKINFGSGTNAETVSGDTYFVVKKSIEYSKILEGTFDPTIRPLVKLWGIGTKEERIPQRSEIDKVLKLVNYNDVILEESNSSIKLRQEKQALDVGGIAKGFAADKVRDIFIKNNIKSALIDLGGNIFALGNKQDNTSWKVGIQNPFKPRGEFIGILSVKDKSIVTSGNYERYFVEGGKRFHHIMDPRTGYPSESEIISATIISDNSIDGDGLSTGIYILGVEKSLRIIESIEGVEAILVTEDKKVYTTSSINEIFIVTDEEFTSENK, from the coding sequence ATGCGTGAATCGGCTAGAAGCGGTTATGTTCTTGGAACGTTAATTAATTTGAGAGCATATGGAAATGCGCCGGAAGCTGCAATTGATGAAGCCTTTGAAAAGTTAAATGATATTGATGATAAAATGTCCGCATTTAAAGAAAATAGTGAAATATCAAAAATAAATTTTGGTTCTGGAACAAATGCTGAGACTGTAAGCGGTGATACATATTTCGTGGTTAAAAAATCTATAGAGTACAGTAAAATTTTAGAAGGAACCTTTGATCCTACAATAAGACCTTTAGTGAAATTGTGGGGGATAGGTACAAAGGAGGAAAGAATTCCACAAAGGTCTGAAATAGACAAGGTATTAAAGCTTGTAAATTATAATGATGTTATTTTGGAGGAAAGTAACTCTTCAATAAAGTTAAGACAAGAGAAGCAGGCCTTAGATGTTGGAGGTATAGCAAAAGGTTTTGCTGCTGACAAAGTTAGGGATATTTTTATAAAGAATAATATTAAAAGTGCATTAATTGATTTAGGTGGAAATATTTTTGCATTAGGTAATAAGCAGGATAATACATCTTGGAAGGTTGGAATTCAAAATCCTTTTAAACCTAGAGGGGAATTCATAGGTATTCTAAGTGTTAAGGATAAGTCAATTGTTACTTCAGGAAATTATGAAAGATATTTTGTAGAAGGTGGAAAAAGGTTTCATCATATAATGGATCCTAGAACAGGATATCCATCAGAAAGTGAAATTATAAGTGCAACGATTATATCAGATAATTCAATAGATGGCGATGGGTTATCAACAGGAATCTATATTCTTGGAGTAGAAAAGTCCTTAAGGATTATAGAGTCAATTGAGGGTGTTGAAGCAATATTAGTTACAGAAGATAAAAAGGTATATACCACATCAAGCATTAATGAAATTTTTATAGTAACAGATGAAGAATTTACCTCAGAAAATAAATAA
- the sdaAA gene encoding L-serine ammonia-lyase, iron-sulfur-dependent, subunit alpha, with product MIARTGLELLEICEKNNISLSEYAIMCEMEEQNLTREEVMNKMRQNLKVMVSAANEGMEKEVYSVSGLIGGDGHKLYNYAKSGKTLTGTATTMAMAMAISSSEVNASMGKIVACPTAGSCGILPAVILSAGRELNLDEEEMLKGLFAAAAIGTIIGLNATLSGAEGGCQAECGSASAMGAAAVVEMMGGTPKMSLDAAAIIIKNVLGLVCDPVAGLVEIPCAKRNAQGAVTALCTADMVMAGVTSKIPFDDTVSAMYKVGKCLPPALRETALGGVATTKEGLRLKEQVFGKQ from the coding sequence ATGATAGCAAGAACAGGATTAGAGCTTTTAGAAATATGTGAAAAAAATAATATTTCACTAAGTGAGTATGCGATAATGTGTGAAATGGAAGAGCAGAACTTAACTAGAGAAGAAGTAATGAATAAAATGAGACAAAATTTAAAGGTTATGGTATCAGCAGCAAACGAAGGAATGGAAAAGGAAGTTTATTCAGTTAGTGGGCTAATAGGTGGAGACGGACATAAATTATATAACTATGCAAAGAGTGGGAAAACCCTTACTGGAACTGCGACAACAATGGCAATGGCAATGGCAATTTCTTCTTCAGAAGTCAATGCTTCAATGGGGAAAATAGTAGCTTGCCCAACAGCTGGTTCATGTGGAATTTTACCAGCAGTAATTCTATCAGCAGGTAGAGAATTAAATTTAGATGAAGAAGAAATGCTGAAAGGATTATTTGCAGCAGCAGCAATTGGAACTATCATAGGACTAAATGCAACACTATCTGGTGCAGAAGGTGGGTGTCAGGCAGAGTGTGGTTCAGCATCTGCAATGGGAGCGGCTGCCGTTGTGGAAATGATGGGCGGAACTCCTAAAATGAGCTTAGATGCAGCAGCTATAATAATTAAGAATGTCTTAGGGCTTGTATGTGATCCAGTGGCAGGACTTGTTGAAATACCTTGTGCTAAGAGAAATGCACAAGGTGCTGTAACCGCACTTTGTACAGCCGATATGGTAATGGCTGGCGTAACTTCTAAAATTCCCTTTGATGATACTGTAAGTGCAATGTACAAAGTAGGTAAATGCTTACCTCCAGCACTTAGAGAAACAGCTCTTGGCGGAGTAGCAACAACAAAAGAAGGACTAAGGCTTAAGGAGCAAGTTTTTGGAAAGCAATAA
- a CDS encoding 4Fe-4S binding protein encodes MAKKIKKSQVLRHAVQIIMFFIMPGLYSMTFSEIKTVYKMIIEGNFNFIQAFPSLIEFTAVMLITILMGRWFCGWVCTFGAYNDFVYAISKKIFKGKFKISEEIDSILKYTKYVILLLIIIISWTLGSNILQSTSPWDVFGQMSDVSGIFNNLFIGLVLLILITIGAAFIERFFCRYLCPLGAVFSIISKIGIVKINKPKTDCGKCRACTMNCSMGLKLYKVDGAKGGDCINCLKCTEICPRGNANINILGQDVNKNLAGSVALAAMIGTYGLSNFSADALTKAGVISSGTSNEVSQGSVSNSSVQYKDGTYTGNGQGFRGGTTKISVTIAGGKITDITTLSDKDTSNYYNRAFGTISKGIISKQTAQVDTVSGATYSSKGIMSAVADALSQAK; translated from the coding sequence ATGGCTAAAAAAATAAAGAAATCACAGGTCTTAAGGCATGCTGTACAAATAATTATGTTTTTTATAATGCCTGGACTTTATTCCATGACATTTAGTGAAATAAAAACAGTGTACAAAATGATTATAGAAGGTAATTTTAATTTCATTCAAGCATTTCCAAGCTTAATAGAATTCACAGCTGTGATGCTTATAACAATACTAATGGGAAGATGGTTTTGCGGATGGGTATGTACTTTTGGAGCATATAATGATTTTGTATATGCTATATCTAAAAAAATATTCAAAGGAAAATTTAAAATAAGCGAAGAAATTGATTCAATATTAAAATATACAAAGTATGTGATATTACTGCTTATAATAATTATTTCATGGACATTAGGAAGTAATATTTTACAAAGTACAAGTCCTTGGGATGTGTTTGGACAAATGTCTGATGTATCTGGTATATTTAATAACTTATTTATAGGTTTAGTGCTTTTGATTTTAATTACAATAGGAGCAGCGTTTATTGAAAGATTTTTTTGTAGATATTTGTGTCCATTAGGTGCAGTATTTTCTATAATTTCCAAAATTGGAATAGTAAAAATTAATAAACCTAAAACTGATTGTGGAAAGTGCAGAGCTTGTACTATGAATTGTTCTATGGGATTAAAGCTTTATAAAGTGGATGGTGCTAAAGGTGGTGACTGTATCAATTGCTTAAAGTGTACAGAAATATGCCCTAGAGGAAATGCAAATATAAATATTCTTGGACAAGATGTAAATAAAAATTTAGCAGGGTCTGTAGCATTAGCAGCAATGATTGGAACATATGGATTAAGTAATTTTAGTGCAGATGCTTTAACTAAGGCAGGTGTAATATCAAGTGGAACTTCAAATGAGGTTTCTCAAGGTTCTGTTTCCAATAGTTCTGTACAATATAAAGATGGAACATATACAGGAAACGGACAAGGATTTAGAGGAGGGACAACTAAAATTTCTGTAACAATAGCAGGTGGAAAAATAACAGATATAACAACATTATCTGATAAAGATACTTCTAATTATTATAATAGGGCCTTTGGAACTATATCTAAGGGAATAATTTCAAAACAGACAGCTCAGGTTGATACAGTTTCTGGTGCTACTTATAGTTCAAAAGGAATCATGAGTGCTGTAGCTGATGCTTTAAGTCAGGCAAAATAA